The following proteins are encoded in a genomic region of Candida albicans SC5314 chromosome 4, complete sequence:
- the FGR10 gene encoding Fgr10p (Putative asparaginase; lacks ortholog in S. cerevisiae; transposon mutation affects filamentous growth; Spider biofilm induced), with translation MKDILVIHIGAGKHDPNKSKKYKTLLRNALSKTSIVEASDVIESSPLTNTGYGSSLNLLGKVECDASFITNDKIGAVVNMSCKNPTKELFRVFQYLDTLYESDETDLTSPVMLTYPLLKNLVPHIVDDDLVSEKSRKLYDMYKDKIFQGDYSKHCAIPHEISDTIGITHISDNETTIVTSSGGNFFKLPGRIGCAGVIGAAIARKKLDDCEICCMCSGNGEQIIKSKLAWEIANNIYNVAGDEYGKYLERKVYELNPKFYVGFIIILNYQSRVQLLYGHTTPTFYFGFRSPNQTRIILSSSDKMGHFTFGEYSLH, from the coding sequence ATGAAAGATATTTTAGTTATTCACATTGGAGCAGGTAAACATGATCCCAATAAGCTGAAAAAGTACAAAACACTACTACGAAATGCATTATCAAAGACATCAATAGTAGAAGCAAGTGATGTGATTGAATCATCCCCACTAACTAATACAGGCTATGGATCATCATTAAATCTATTGGGCAAAGTAGAATGCGATGCAAGCTTTATAACTAATGACAAGATAGGTGCAGTTGTTAATATGTCCTGTAAGAATCCTACCAAGGAGTTGTTTCGTGTGTTTCAATATCTCGATACATTGTATGAATCAGACGAAACCGACTTAACATCGCCAGTGATGTTGACTTATCCACTATTGAAAAACTTGGTCCCACATATAGTGGATGACGATTTAGTATCGGAAAAATCAAGGAAATTATATGACATGTACAAAGACAAGATTTTCCAAGGTGATTATTCAAAACATTGTGCCATACCCCATGAGATTTCTGATACTATTGGCATCACTCATATATCTGACAACGAGACGACAATTGTAACATCATCAGGAGggaattttttcaaactaCCTGGTAGGATAGGATGTGCTGGTGTTATTGGAGCAGCTATAGCCCGAAAGAAGCTTGATGATTGCGAAATCTGCTGTATGTGTTCTGGCAATGGGGaacaaattatcaaaagtaAGTTGGCATGGGAGATAGCCAATAATATTTACAATGTTGCTGGTGATGAGTATGGTAAATATCTTGAAAGAAAAGTATATGAATTGAACCCCAAGTTTTACGTTGGCTTTATCATTATTCTAAACTACCAATCACGGGTCCAGCTACTATATGGACACACCACACCAACATTCTACTTTGGCTTCCGGTCACCAAACCAAACAAGGATCATTCTAAGTAGTTCAGATAAAATGGGACACTTTACATTTGGAGAGTACAGTCTCCATTAA
- the RPL24A gene encoding 60S ribosomal protein eL24 (Predicted ribosomal protein; downregulated upon phagocytosis by murine macrophage; intron in 5'-UTR; Hap43-induced; Spider biofilm repressed) translates to MKIEVDSFSGSKIYPGRGTLFVRGDSKIFRFQSSKSASLFQQRKNPRRISWTVLYRRHHKKGISEEAAKKRTRKTVKHQRAIVGASLELIKERRSQKPSDRKAARDSKLAKDKEAKKAAKAARKAEKAKAVASGASVVSKQQAKGSFQKVKATSR, encoded by the coding sequence ATGAAGATTGAAGTTGACTCCTTTTCAGGTTCTAAAATCTACCCAGGTAGAGGTACTTTATTTGTCAGAGGTGACTCTAAAATTTTTAGATTCCAATCCTCAAAATCTGCTTCTTTATTccaacaaagaaagaacCCAAGAAGAATTTCTTGGACTGTTTTGTACAGAAGACACCACAAAAAAGGTATTTCTGAAGAAGCTGCTAAAAAGAGAACCAGAAAGACCGTCAAGCACCAAAGAGCTATTGTCGGTGCTTCTTTGGAATTGatcaaagaaagaagaagtcAAAAACCATCTGACAGAAAAGCTGCTAGAGACTCTAAATTAGCTAAAGACAAAGAAGCTAAAAAAGCTGCTAAAGCTGCCAGAAAAGCTGAAAAGGCTAAGGCTGTTGCTTCTGGTGCTTCTGTTGTTTCTAAACAACAAGCTAAAGGTTCTTTCCAAAAAGTTAAAGCTACCTCCCgttaa
- the RPL30 gene encoding 60S ribosomal protein eL30 (Ribosomal 60S subunit protein; pre-rRNA processing; pre-mRNA alternatively spliced to productive/unproductive transcripts; temp-regulated splicing; colony morphology-related regulation by Ssn6, Tup1, Nrg1 regulated; Spider biofilm repressed) has protein sequence MAPKSNKNQENINSKLALTIKSGKYTLGYKSVVKSLRTGKAKLVIIAANTPVLRKSELEYYAMLSKTPVYYFQGGNNELGTVCGKLFRVGTLSILDAGDSDILSSI, from the exons ATG GCCCCAAAATCTAACAAGAACCAAGAAAACATCAACTCAAAATTAGCTTTGACTATCAAGTCAGGTAAATACACCTTGGGTTACAAATCAGTTGTCAAATCTTTGAGAACTGGTAAAGCTAAATTGGTTATCATTGCTGCTAACACCCCAGTCTTGAGAAAATCAGAATTGGAATATTACGCTATGTTGTCCAAGACCCCAGTCTACTACTTCCAAGGTGGTAACAACGAATTGGGGACCGTTTGTGGTAAATTATTCAGAGTTGGTACTTTGTCCATTTTGGATGCTGGTGACTCCGATATCCTTTCTTCTATCTAA